TAGGCCGATGGGCTTTGCATTGTTCAGGAATTCATTCATACTGATACTACGGTAATGCAATGGCTGAAGCCTAGGATAAATCATCTCAAcggaaagttttgaactttgacCTGAACTGTAACCAGCACTGTTCCCAGAGTATATGGTCTTGGTTTTCTTCCTTCCAAATTTGATGTTCTATCAGCCCCATTAGGAAGTGTAACTGGACTGCGAGTCCGTGATTGTCTGGCTGTCATCTTTAAAATTTAAGGGCCTCTGGGGCGCAGTGGAGTTTCTAGACGCATTTTTTATTTGGTAATGGAGGAGGACTAGAGAGTGGATCATTACCGAATGAAGAGTTTTTTTTCTTTGCCTTGTTGAGTTCAGTTTCGCAACCTTATATCATTGCAATCTTTTGTTACTTAAATGTTTAGATTGTTGATCTGGAAGACACCATGGAGTTATTTATGGAGCTTCAAGTCATTGGAGATCGAGCAGTAAAAAAGCTTGCATTTTCGCATATTGTACACAGCATCAGAAGGATGAATCAGAAGCACAAGAATGAAGCCAAGAATCGTAAACTGCAAGGCATCCTTTTTAAATTAGTACAGGTTTGCAACATCTTACACTTGATTTAAGAAGTATTATCACGCTTAACATTGTAGCTGGTAAGCATACACTTGAGGCCATTTCTCACCTCATCTGATTATTTCCTGTTTGTCAGGGCGAGGAAGAGTCGAGAGCAAAGAGGGCTTTTACTATCCTATGTGATCTTCACCGTCGAAGGGTCTGGTTTGATGACCGCACGGCAAATGCTATATGCGATGCTTGTTTCCATCCCTCTTCGAGGTACATTTTTGTAAGGAAATGTAGGTGTTTGCTGTTGGTTGCTTCCTATCTAAAAGAGTGTATTCTACATGCAGGCTTATGACAGCTGCTATTTCATTACTCATTGGGTATGAAAATGTTGAGCAAGAGGATGATAGTGATGCCAGTAGTGAAGATGAAGCAAGTCAAAACCCAAATATTATACTTAGTAAAGAAGATGTCTACAAGGtgatttggatgttttgcatattgGGTCTCTATTGATAGTATTTTAGACCTTATGGTTTCATTTGTGTCTTCTAATGCATTCTGTCTTTTCTTGATATTTTTTTTCTCAGGCAAATCACAAGGGTACCTCTGCTAGTAAGAAAAAGAAGAAAGCTAAATTGGAGCGTGTAGTTCGTAGTATGAAAAGGCAACAACGTAAATCCAATGAGGAGACTGGCTCCAATTACTATTCGCCCCTTACGTATTTAAAGGATCCCCAGGTAGAGTAACATCATAAATTTTCAAGCTGTGTCATTGCCACGATAAAATGAGATGCCACATCCACTTCTTGCTGTTGATGAGATGATCTTCTATCATGCTGAAACTCCTTTTGGGGCTCTTACAGGGTTTTGCAGAGAAACTCTTCTCTCGGCTACAGAAATGCAATGAACGATTTGAGGTTGGTCTTATTATTCCTATATCTAATATCCCTTCATGCTGCTGTGTTGTCCTTTTGGAGGTTGACATGGTTTCCTCGGTTACACAGTGACCATTATCTACTATGCAAATATGTTTACTCATATTTCATGATGAACCTATTATATCAAGTTGGTGTCATAGATGTCTGTAATTTCTTATGTTGATGGTCAATCTTTCAAATGTTCGCTGATGCAGATTCTAACATTACTTGTATTGTGACATGAGTAAGAACAACCCTCAAAGTAGGAGAATACAgacttagggtgtgtttggttgatgTCCTCATTGTTGCGCGCCTGGCCTGAGCTGTGCCTGAAGTCTGCCTGGTGATTGTTTGGTTGGCATCCTGAGAAAGGAAGTACTTGCCTGGCCTGGTTGTGCCGGTAGTGTGATTAGCCTGGCGAGTAGAATAAAAAATACATAAAAGGACTTAGTCAGCCCAGGCAGCGTGATTTGCCTGGCCCAGGCGCCCCATCCCATGCGCCTGGACATGCTTCCACACCTGCCTGGTACTAACTGGAGCAAGTAGCAGCAAAGATTTGCTATTTAAAAATTCTATAAGCACGCAAGGACAGAACAACAAGCAAGGAAACGAACCAAACGTTCACCAACCAGGCTTGCCTGGCCAGGCACAATTTTCCTTCATCTCAGGCATTGTCCAGGCACCATTTTTTCTCAGGCAAAGAGTCCAGGCCTTCAACCAAACACGCTCTTAAATCTCAATTATTGAATTGTGTACAGCAAGATCGGTTGCTCAGCTCACTAGGCGGTTAAAGGGTAGTCTACAAGGGTGTAATTATTAGAAGTGTTATCTGGAACCAAAAATAGGTTGCTTTAGGTGGCTGGTGTGAGCTAGTTTTCATCCAATGGTTAAGATTGTTAGATCCCGTTCTTATTTTTCGGCTTGTTCTGACTTCATATGCTCGCTATCATATCAACCTTTTCCACATTTAGCATGCGATTGCATGCTCTTCTGTAGCTTAGGCTTCTGCCACTTTTTGGTGAACATGAACCATTTCAGTTTAAAGGAAAACCATTGCATGTGCAGGTAAGGATGATGATGTTGAAGGTCATAGCAAGGACTATTGGCCTGCATCACTTGGTTTTGTTGAACTTCTATCCATATCTTCAAAGATATGTTCAAGTATGTTACTTAACTGAGAGTATGCCTAGCTTGCATCAGCCTTTGAAAAATTGCTAGTTCTATTCTATGCTGATGTGGCCATATTCCTTTACCCTTATGCAATGCAGCCTCACCAACGAGATGTGACTACTCTACTTGCTGCAGCAGTACAGGCTTGCCATGAGATGGTTGGACACTGTACTTTCCCCCTGTATTTTGTAACCAATGATGTCACTTCTCTGGATATTTTAAATACAACGAAATTAATTTGTTTCTTTTGCAGGTGCCTCCTGATGCTGTTGAACCGCTGTTCAAGCAGATAGTAAATCAATTTGTGCATGATCGTTCCCGTCCTGAGGTTTGCACGACTCGCTTATTCATCATTTGAAGTGTGTGTACTTCCTGATTAACTCGAGCATATGTCTAACTAATTGACTTCTTTTAGGCTATTGCTGTTGGCCTGAATGTTGTGAGAGAGATCTGCATGCGAATTCCTTTGGTACTTACCTTGCTCTTCTCTGACATCTCAGTTTCAGACTTCTGTGCATTTACTTAGTTTGTGGTGCTACGTTAAAGACTCATGGATGGTACACTGAAAAGATTGTGATAGTTGTGTGACTAAAAGTTTTAAGCATAACTAAATGAAGACGCGTAGACTCTGGCTATACATGACCAGGCTTCGTTTATTTAATTTTAGTAGTGGTCTACCATATTGTCGATCTTGAGCTTGGAAAGTTTCACTGGTGCTGTTCTTTTATGCTTGTAAACTAAACGTGCAGTCTTGCATACCTTGTGTCCTCTATGGATTCTAGAATGCCCAGGAAGATACTGTCGGTTCCTTTACTCACTTAACTTCCTTTGATTCTTCCTCTAAATCTGCAGATGATGAATGAGGATCTACTCCAAGACCTTGTTTTATATAAGAAGTCCCACGAGAAAGCTGTTTCTATTGCCGCTCGCTCACTTATCACATTATTCAGGGAGGTCAGATATTTTCTTGCAGATTCTGTGTCTGTTTTGGCATTTGCAGTTTTGTTTCACTTAGCTAAACCTACTTTTGTTCTGAATTCAGATCTGTCCTTCATTGTTAGTCAAGAAAGATCGTGGCCGTCCTATTGATCCAACTGCTCGGCCAAAAGCATTTGGAGAAACCACTATTGCTAGTGATGTGCCTGGAGCTGAGTTGCTAGATGAAGAGATGTCACCAGAGGGGGGTTCAGACGATGAGTCTGATGCTTTTGATTCCGATGACGAGGAAGTGTTGCCATCTGCGAGTGGTACCCGGCAAAGTTTGGAGAGTTTATCAAACAAGCTTGATGCTAGTGAAGATCATGAAGATGAAGTATCTGGGGAACAAGATGATGCAGAGGAACTAGAGGAGGATGATAGTGATGACGATATGGATGAACTAGATGACGACTCTGACGTGGATGGTGATACTGATGCGtctgatgaggatgaagatgaggagCTCAATGACGATTCAGAGAATGAAGACTCGGAccaggaggttgaagacagtgaTGAGGAGGATAAATCAAAGGGCAGCGGTTCCAAGGTGCAGAAGAGAAAGTTAAGTGATTATATTGGACAACTTGATGCTGCAGATGCAAGCCTTCGAGCTCTGAAGAAGTTAGCAGGAGCTAAGAAGGCTGAAGCTTCAACAGATGAAGCTGGCAGAATTTTCGGCGATGAAGATTTTAAGCGCATAAAAGAGCTCAAGGTGTGTGAATTTCGCATAGCTTCTCTACTTCTGTTATACATTCATTCATTGTGTTTCAAGCTTAGAGTACCTACTCTTGTTCAAAACTAAAATTGCTGTTAAGCAAACATTTTACTGAAAGTGCATGAGTTTCAGGCAAAGAAAGCAGCAAAGTTGGCTTTGGTTCAACATGGGCTCAGCAAGGGTGACACAAGATCAGTGACCTTCAAACTTCCTTCTACTGATGAGCTTAGCTTGAAGCGCGTTGATCCATCGGAGCTCGCGGTATCCTCTCGCTCCCCGCACACAAAATCACATACATTTTATCTATATAAACTATTCTTCCCCACCGACCGCACACGCAAAAGCACATACGCTTGACCTATATAAACTATTTATGCAGGCTCACGTCAAGAGAAAGATGACCAAGGAAGAGAGATTAGAGATGGTGAAAGCTGGAAGGGAGGATAGAGGAAAATACCAAGCAAGAGCAGCTATTAAACAGAAAAAGGTAAACCCAAGAACCTTATTTCCTTATGTTAGCCTGGGCTACATGTTTGTGGCTGGTGAAAGTGTGATCTCAGTGGCATTCCATATACGACATCGGTGCTGTAATGTTTTCTTCTGGGGATTTTTGTTTGACCTTCTATTCCTTGTCTGATCACTTTCTTTTTGGTGTCTGTTAGACGGGTGGTTCGAGCAATAAGCAGAAACAGCACCAGAAGAGGATGCCTCTGGCGGCAAAGAGAGCAAAGGCAGCGCGTTCTCGCCAGGAGAAGAAGACCAAAGCGAAGCACTCAGGAAAGCAGTTCAGGGGACGGAAGGCCTGGAAATAATGAAGGCTCGTGTTTGCTTCTTTGCAATTGGTGCCCAGAAATTTTGACTGTCGTAAGGATATTGTGTATGATATGTTTACATACGATATGCAGTTTACAGCAAGGCCGTATTTTAGTTATTCGTTTTCCTTTTGGGAAGGAATGGAGCCAATAGCTTCTTCTCGTTGGAGGATCTTGCCAACGAATTCTTGAACGTCTTTGCTGGATGAGTCATATGAATCCCGCTAATAGAACTGGCCTAAAATGTTACTAACATCTGTTTAAGATGTTTTTCTAGTTCAATTTgatctgcaaaaacgtcttatacttatgaacagagggagtacattgcaTAATACCGGTATATTTGAACCGAACATGCCATGCACGAGGGGATATCCAGAAATGACATGATTCGAGTGCGTTTCTCATTAGGCCTGGTAGCATTTAATTAAAATGTTGTCTCCCGACTGTGCAGCATTTTGGTGGAGGGAGCTGCAGGTGTACGTAGTGTGATGTAGGGTGCAAACAGCCGCCAGCGCAAAACAAAGGGGCGTTTCCCAAAACAAATCAAAGGATGTGGCTCGCCGGCAATACATATGAATCATCAACTGTAAATATACTCcccccgtttccaaatataagtctttttagagattccaacaaatgaatacatacggagcaaaatgagtggatctacattctaaaatatgtctacatacatccgtatgttatagtccatttgaaatatctaaaaagacttacatttaggaacggatggagtagatGATTTTTGTTGTTGCGTGGAAGGAATAAATGTGATGAACGAGATGATGTATGGGAAGAAAGAGACTAAatgtttagtactccctctgtctgaaaatacttgtcatcatttttgttcattttgatgacaagtattttcggacggagagagTAGTAGGAAACTTTTGATTCACCCGGCTGAAAAGAGACGCTGAATTCCGGGCGTGAAGTTATTGCTCCGGAACACATTTGCAACCAGATGAACAGTAACACCGAAAAacattgaaaaaatttcaaaaaatatatatgattttttggcAAACTTTGACAAATTATCTAAGTGCTTGCAGAGTTTCCTCGAGGAATCACACTCGTGGAAGACgtgccaaaaaaacaaaaacaaaatcgatgctccgAAAATGCTACTTctgaaagcattttggagcactgcTATTTTTTGGCCGCGACTTCCACGGACGTGATTTCATTATGAAACCTTGCAAGCACATAGAACATTTCTCAAAATTTACCACAAAAAAATCAGACATTttacaatttttttttcattttttgtgtgtGTTACTGTTCATCGCGAGCTGATGAGCTCGCAAGCAGAAGGGGACTTCCGTTGAGTTCGCGACTTTTCTCCTCCCATCTTTCCCACATCAACCAGAATCGATTCGTGAAGACCTCcactaatgatcatgaaacttcagatcaagttgctacagaacctcgtaggtcaatcagagcacaatccataccagagtggtacggtaatcctgttctagaagtcatgttacttgaccatgacgaacctatgaaatatgaagaagctatgatgagcccagattccgatagatggcttgaggccatgaaatctgagctaggatccatgtataacaacaaagtgtggactttggtggatctgcccgatgattggcgacccatagagaataaatggatcttcaagaagaagactgatgctgatggtaatgttattgtctataaagctcgacttgttgcaaaaggttttcgacaagttcaaggagttgactacgatgagactttctcacccgtagcgatgcttaagtctgtctgaatcatgttagcaattgccgcattttatgattatgaaatctggcaaatggatgtcaaaactgcattccttaatggatttcttaaagaagagttgtatatgatgcaaccagaaggttttgtcgatcctaaaggtgctaacaaggtgtgcaagctcgagcgatccattgatggactggtgcaagcatctcggagttggaatgtatggtttgatgaggtgatcaaagcatatggttttatacagacttttggagaagcctgtatttacaagaaagtgagtgggag
Above is a window of Triticum dicoccoides isolate Atlit2015 ecotype Zavitan chromosome 5B, WEW_v2.0, whole genome shotgun sequence DNA encoding:
- the LOC119310831 gene encoding protein SDA1 homolog, with protein sequence MRQHAPAYTPEAASASATGGAGERHSLPALQAKMKRDPEGYETELRQLQRHFESSVFLFRQQAALSSSSSGGGGGGETAKELGDLALFLAHVAPFYPNDLADLPDHIGGLLDTNARALPSGLRVHLVQALILLVNRKIVDLEDTMELFMELQVIGDRAVKKLAFSHIVHSIRRMNQKHKNEAKNRKLQGILFKLVQGEEESRAKRAFTILCDLHRRRVWFDDRTANAICDACFHPSSRLMTAAISLLIGYENVEQEDDSDASSEDEASQNPNIILSKEDVYKANHKGTSASKKKKKAKLERVVRSMKRQQRKSNEETGSNYYSPLTYLKDPQGFAEKLFSRLQKCNERFEVRMMMLKVIARTIGLHHLVLLNFYPYLQRYVQPHQRDVTTLLAAAVQACHEMVPPDAVEPLFKQIVNQFVHDRSRPEAIAVGLNVVREICMRIPLMMNEDLLQDLVLYKKSHEKAVSIAARSLITLFREICPSLLVKKDRGRPIDPTARPKAFGETTIASDVPGAELLDEEMSPEGGSDDESDAFDSDDEEVLPSASGTRQSLESLSNKLDASEDHEDEVSGEQDDAEELEEDDSDDDMDELDDDSDVDGDTDASDEDEDEELNDDSENEDSDQEVEDSDEEDKSKGSGSKVQKRKLSDYIGQLDAADASLRALKKLAGAKKAEASTDEAGRIFGDEDFKRIKELKAKKAAKLALVQHGLSKGDTRSVTFKLPSTDELSLKRVDPSELAAHVKRKMTKEERLEMVKAGREDRGKYQARAAIKQKKTGGSSNKQKQHQKRMPLAAKRAKAARSRQEKKTKAKHSGKQFRGRKAWK